CGTGACCGGCGGACTTCTAAAGGGAAAAGGTCGTAGCACGCTCGCATGAACATCATCGTTTGCATCAAACAGATTCTCGACCCAGAGATTCCAGCACGAGACTTTCGCGTCGACAGCGCCAAGTGCCAGGCCGAGCGCGGCGGCGCCAACCTGGTCACGAACATCTTTTGCGAGAACGCGCTGGAGACGGCGCTGCAGGTGCGCGAGGCGCACGGGGGCAAGATCACGGCCGTGACGTGTGGCGGCGCAGAAGCCGAAGAGGTGCTGAGAAAGGCATTGGCCCTACGTGCTGATGATGCCGTGCTCTTGGAATCGCCCGTCGAAAACCCCGATCCGTCGTTTGTCGCCCGCACGCTGGCAGCCGGCATTCGCAAGCTCGCGCCCTACGACGTGGTGCTCGTCGGTCGCGAGGCGGGCGATTGGGGCGCGGGTCAGACCGGCGGTCTGTTAGCTGAGGAGTTGAATCTGCCGTGCATTGCGTTCGCCGAATCGTTCGCGCCCGCGACCGCTGGCCAGGTACAAGTGAAGCGGCA
The window above is part of the Pirellulales bacterium genome. Proteins encoded here:
- a CDS encoding electron transfer flavoprotein subunit beta/FixA family protein; this translates as MNIIVCIKQILDPEIPARDFRVDSAKCQAERGGANLVTNIFCENALETALQVREAHGGKITAVTCGGAEAEEVLRKALALRADDAVLLESPVENPDPSFVARTLAAGIRKLAPYDVVLVGREAGDWGAGQTGGLLAEELNLPCIAFAESFAPATAGQVQVKRQTDNGWEQFESSTPLVITITNHDKNVPRIPKTRDVMQSYRKPLTKWPLAELGIDPATSGSYSRVVELFVPSKETQCEFISGDSLEAKIDAFADRVTAVMRSI